One Lycium barbarum isolate Lr01 chromosome 5, ASM1917538v2, whole genome shotgun sequence genomic window carries:
- the LOC132641548 gene encoding uncharacterized protein LOC132641548 has product MATELEELIGFLSSPSSPVKKLAVDIVRDYTGSEDGLESLGKYSDVVLPSLSRLLGEEKVVSEPAAQALVNLSQKPELAAKMVEMHMVKTSMETLYKQDCEITTLLIMLLVNLTQLDAGIDSLLQSADEKMHGLYVMKLVRSFCSSSSESEVDPFEHVASILVNISKKEQGRKLLLDQKRSLLKLIVRQDSKSLLRKRGVAGTIRNCCFEAENQLQNLLLISEFLWPALLLPVAGNKVYSEEDTRKMPQELACALSIEREPVTDPEIRVQALEAIYLLILQEAGRRAFWSVNGPRILQVGYADEDDPKAMEAYERAGSLLIQEGGLNEESTETSS; this is encoded by the exons ATGGCAACAGAGTTAGAAGAATTGATTGGCTTTCTCTCTTCCCCTTCTTCTCCA GTGAAAAAACTAGCGGTTGATATTGTTCGTGATTATACTGGTTCTGAGGATGGCTTGGAATCTCTCGGCAAGTACTCTGACGTTGTGCTTCCCTCTCTGTCTCGCCTTCTTGGTGAAGAAAAG GTGGTTTCTGAACCTGCGGCTCAAGCACTGGTAAATCTGTCACAAAAGCCAGAGTTGGCAGCTAAGATGGTTGAGATGCATATGGTTAAGACATCGATGGAGACCCTGTACAAGCAAGATTGTGAAATCACAACTCTGCTGATTATGCTCCTTGTTAATCTCACACAGCTGGATGCTGGTATTGATTCTTTGCTTCAG TCTGCAGATGAGAAGATGCATGGCTTATATGTCATGAAGCTTGTGAGATCGTTTTGTTCGTCCTCCTCTGAGAGTGAAG TTGATCCCTTTGAACATGTGGCTTCTATACTTGTTAACATTTCTAAGAAGGAACAGGGGAGAAAGCTTCTGCTTGATCAAAAACGATCCCTTCTAAAGCTAATAGTCCGGCAAGATTCTAAGAGCTTGTTGCGAAAGAGAGGG GTTGCAGGAACCATCCGCAACTGCTGCTTTGAAGCGGAGAATCAGCTGCAAAATTTGCTTCTGATTTCTGAATTCTTATGGCCAGCTCTGCTCCTGCCTGTTGCTGGAAATAAG GTTTATAGTGAGGAAGACACTCGGAAAATGCCACAAGAACTTGCATGTGCACTCTCAATCGAGCGAGAACCCGTTACTGATCCTGAAATTCGTGTACAGGCACTAGAGGCTATTTATTTGCTCATATTACAG GAAGCAGGCAGAAGAGCATTTTGGTCAGTGAATGGTCCCCGGATATTGCAAGTTGGCTATGCAGATGAGGATGATCCTAAAGCAATGGAAGCATATGAGCGAGCTGGCTCCTTG CTGATTCAAGAGGGTGGCCTCAATGAAGAATCAACGGAGACATCGTCGTAG